One Paraburkholderia agricolaris DNA segment encodes these proteins:
- a CDS encoding lipid-transfer protein codes for MTSSVVVAGVGMIPFTKPGANEPYPAMVATAVLAALADAGIDYTKVQQAYAGYVYGDSTAGQRALYEVGMTGIPVVNVNNNCSTGSTALYLARQAVASGTIECALAFGFEQMTPGALGVKFADRPSPFERFDALTAELVDIADIPFALRYFGGAGLAHMKEFGTKVETFAKIRAKASRHAARNPMAVFRQVLTEEEVMDSPMIWPGVMTRLMACPPTCGAAAAIVVSEAFAKKHGLDASVRIRAQSMTTDTPVAFDARDMREVVGFSMTRNAAQQVYEAAGIGPEDLSVVELHDCFAHNELITYEGLGLCPLGGAEKFVVDGNNTYGGKVVTNPSGGLLSKGHPLGATGLAQCAELVAQLRGRAEARQVEGARLALQHNLGLGGACVVTLYERVTA; via the coding sequence ATGACTTCGTCTGTGGTTGTTGCCGGTGTCGGCATGATCCCTTTCACAAAACCCGGAGCCAATGAGCCATATCCGGCGATGGTGGCAACAGCGGTCCTCGCCGCACTGGCCGACGCCGGAATCGACTATACCAAGGTGCAGCAAGCCTACGCAGGTTATGTGTACGGCGATTCGACTGCCGGCCAACGCGCACTGTATGAGGTCGGTATGACCGGAATCCCGGTTGTCAACGTTAACAACAATTGCTCGACCGGCTCGACTGCCCTGTACCTTGCGCGTCAAGCAGTGGCGAGCGGGACGATTGAGTGTGCGCTCGCATTCGGTTTCGAACAGATGACGCCCGGCGCACTGGGCGTGAAGTTTGCCGATCGTCCTAGCCCCTTCGAGCGTTTCGATGCTTTGACAGCCGAACTCGTCGACATCGCCGATATACCATTCGCGCTGCGCTACTTTGGTGGCGCGGGTCTCGCTCACATGAAGGAATTCGGCACAAAAGTCGAAACGTTCGCAAAGATTCGTGCGAAGGCAAGTCGTCACGCAGCCAGAAATCCAATGGCCGTTTTCCGGCAGGTATTGACCGAGGAAGAGGTGATGGACTCGCCGATGATCTGGCCTGGCGTGATGACGCGGTTGATGGCCTGTCCGCCGACATGTGGCGCGGCTGCAGCGATCGTGGTGTCGGAGGCATTCGCGAAGAAGCATGGTCTCGATGCATCAGTGCGAATCCGGGCCCAGAGCATGACAACCGACACGCCAGTTGCCTTTGACGCGCGGGACATGCGCGAAGTGGTGGGTTTCAGCATGACGCGCAATGCGGCCCAACAGGTGTATGAAGCAGCAGGCATCGGTCCCGAGGATCTCAGCGTGGTTGAACTGCATGACTGCTTTGCTCACAACGAACTGATTACCTATGAAGGACTCGGTCTTTGCCCGTTGGGCGGTGCAGAGAAGTTCGTAGTCGACGGGAACAACACATATGGCGGCAAAGTCGTCACCAATCCGTCTGGCGGCCTGCTCTCAAAGGGACATCCCTTGGGCGCCACAGGATTGGCGCAATGCGCTGAACTGGTCGCCCAACTGCGTGGTCGTGCTGAAGCACGGCAGGTCGAAGGCGCGCGACTGGCGCTGCAGCACAACCTCGGCCTCGGCGGCGCTTGTGTCGTTACCCTGTACGAACGGGTCACAGCATGA
- a CDS encoding MaoC family dehydratase N-terminal domain-containing protein, whose translation MIDKKWIGYEIGSSTFHIEAGRLKFFAKSIGETNPIYTDETVARAAGYTDIPAPPTFLFAAELDSGATFHLFDLMGVPLERLLHGEQNFEFFGPVVASDTVTVTSQIKDIYEKKGGALEFIEVASNVVSDRGDLVARMRSVTIIRN comes from the coding sequence ATGATCGACAAAAAATGGATCGGCTACGAGATCGGCAGTTCCACATTCCACATCGAAGCGGGGCGGCTGAAATTCTTTGCGAAATCAATAGGCGAGACCAATCCTATCTACACCGACGAAACCGTGGCCCGCGCTGCGGGTTATACCGATATTCCGGCCCCGCCCACATTCCTGTTTGCTGCAGAACTCGATTCTGGCGCCACGTTCCATCTTTTTGATCTGATGGGGGTGCCGCTCGAACGACTGCTGCACGGCGAGCAAAATTTCGAGTTTTTTGGGCCAGTCGTCGCCAGCGACACGGTAACGGTCACGTCTCAGATCAAGGACATCTACGAAAAGAAGGGAGGCGCGCTCGAATTCATCGAAGTCGCATCAAATGTTGTCAGCGATCGCGGCGACCTCGTGGCCCGGATGCGCTCGGTGACCATCATCCGCAACTGA
- a CDS encoding MaoC family dehydratase, with translation MTTLNFDTVQLGDELPVLQLPPLDRRTLALFAGASGDHNPIHIDLDFARRAGMPDVFAHGMLGMAWLGKLLTDWTPQMQLRRFDVRFQGITHIGNVIQCSGRVVEKLDVNGERRVRVEVQSVNQFGQLKLAGEALVALP, from the coding sequence ATGACTACGCTGAATTTTGATACTGTTCAGCTCGGCGACGAACTGCCCGTGTTGCAGTTGCCTCCCCTGGATCGACGTACGCTCGCTCTTTTCGCCGGTGCATCAGGAGATCACAACCCCATCCACATCGACCTTGACTTCGCGCGACGGGCCGGCATGCCGGACGTTTTCGCACATGGCATGCTAGGTATGGCCTGGCTCGGCAAGCTGCTGACCGATTGGACGCCGCAAATGCAATTGCGCCGCTTCGACGTAAGGTTTCAAGGCATTACGCACATCGGCAACGTCATCCAATGCAGCGGCCGGGTCGTCGAGAAACTGGATGTCAACGGTGAGCGCCGTGTGCGTGTCGAAGTGCAAAGCGTGAACCAGTTTGGCCAATTAAAACTCGCTGGGGAAGCGCTGGTAGCGCTCCCTTAA
- a CDS encoding SDR family NAD(P)-dependent oxidoreductase produces MTQKLDGKVALITGSGRGIGRSIALKLASEGARIVVNDLDDEPAREVVQVIRDAGGQAVACIGSVAAPDFAERFVGTALSNYKGLDIIVNNAGYTWDNVIQKMTDEQWYAMIDCHMTAPFRILRAAQPVIRALNKSETEAGTSVVRKVVNISSVAGLFGNAGQMNYAAAKAGIVGMTQTLAKEWGRIKVTVNCVAYGMINTRLTTVAGSGATANIDGREIKVGVNPDLLAMLEKGIPLGRAGTPEEAAGAVYVLCVPESDYVSGQTLMCSGGLTGI; encoded by the coding sequence ATGACTCAGAAACTCGACGGAAAAGTTGCACTGATAACCGGATCAGGTCGAGGCATCGGTCGATCGATTGCGCTAAAACTTGCCAGTGAAGGCGCACGTATTGTTGTCAACGATCTTGACGATGAACCGGCACGGGAAGTTGTGCAGGTGATCCGTGATGCCGGTGGTCAGGCTGTGGCTTGCATCGGCAGCGTCGCCGCGCCGGATTTTGCCGAGCGTTTTGTCGGTACAGCGCTCAGCAACTATAAGGGGTTGGATATCATCGTCAATAACGCCGGATACACCTGGGACAACGTCATCCAGAAGATGACTGACGAACAGTGGTACGCGATGATCGACTGCCATATGACAGCGCCATTCCGGATTCTGCGCGCAGCGCAACCGGTGATCCGGGCACTCAACAAATCAGAAACCGAAGCGGGTACATCCGTGGTGCGCAAGGTAGTAAACATCTCGTCAGTCGCGGGCCTGTTCGGCAACGCGGGGCAGATGAATTACGCGGCCGCCAAAGCCGGCATTGTCGGCATGACGCAGACGCTCGCAAAGGAATGGGGCCGCATAAAGGTGACTGTTAATTGCGTCGCGTACGGGATGATCAACACGCGCCTTACTACCGTGGCAGGCAGTGGCGCTACAGCAAACATCGATGGACGGGAAATTAAGGTCGGAGTGAACCCGGATCTACTGGCTATGCTGGAAAAAGGTATCCCCTTAGGCCGTGCCGGAACACCGGAGGAAGCAGCGGGCGCGGTATACGTGCTCTGTGTTCCGGAGTCGGACTATGTAAGTGGCCAGACGCTAATGTGTAGCGGCGGCCTCACAGGGATCTAG
- a CDS encoding acyl-CoA dehydrogenase family protein — protein sequence MLPPLYRHRWMDDEIDAFREQARRYIAGELVPHLECWRRQGYIPREVWRPFGEMGFLLPELDEKYGGAGATLAYQLVVQDELAKAEIPANSAVHSIAAHYIIDYGTEAQKQRWLPKLASGEMLAGIALTEPGCGSDLKALRTRARREGDEYLIDGAKTFITNGFTANLLVVAVRTSDAGSRGVSLVVLETENLTGFHVGRRLKKLGQHASDTVELSFENVRIPVDHLLGGAEGGGFAQLMSQLPYERLLLAVSAAAVIEYALELTLEYTQQRNAFGQPLYGFQNTRFKLAECATLAHVVRTFVNDCIQRLLDGTLDDTAAYMAKWWCTEQQCKVTDECLQLFGGYGYMVEYPIARLYADSRVQRIYGGANEIVKELIARGLSP from the coding sequence ATGTTGCCGCCACTGTACCGCCATCGATGGATGGACGACGAGATTGACGCTTTCCGGGAGCAAGCTCGCCGCTACATCGCTGGCGAACTGGTCCCTCATCTTGAATGCTGGCGCCGTCAGGGATACATTCCACGCGAGGTGTGGAGGCCGTTCGGGGAAATGGGCTTTCTGCTGCCGGAACTGGACGAGAAGTATGGAGGTGCCGGCGCCACGCTGGCCTATCAGCTCGTCGTTCAGGACGAATTGGCCAAGGCAGAGATTCCCGCAAACAGTGCTGTGCACTCGATCGCCGCGCACTACATCATCGACTACGGCACTGAAGCGCAGAAACAGCGATGGTTACCGAAGCTTGCCAGCGGTGAAATGCTGGCGGGCATCGCGTTAACTGAGCCCGGTTGCGGCTCGGATCTTAAGGCCCTGCGAACGCGGGCGCGGCGTGAAGGTGATGAGTATCTGATTGACGGTGCCAAAACCTTCATCACCAACGGATTTACGGCGAATCTGCTTGTGGTAGCGGTCCGTACCAGCGACGCAGGCAGTCGCGGCGTCTCGCTAGTCGTGCTGGAAACGGAGAACCTGACGGGATTCCACGTTGGACGTCGGCTGAAGAAGCTGGGACAACATGCCTCCGATACCGTGGAGCTGTCCTTCGAAAACGTGCGTATCCCGGTTGATCATCTTCTGGGCGGAGCCGAAGGTGGTGGCTTCGCCCAGTTGATGAGCCAACTTCCGTATGAGCGTCTGCTACTCGCCGTGTCCGCCGCCGCCGTGATCGAGTACGCGTTAGAGCTCACGCTTGAATATACTCAGCAGCGCAACGCGTTCGGACAACCCTTGTATGGATTCCAGAACACGCGTTTCAAGCTTGCGGAGTGCGCTACGCTCGCGCATGTCGTACGCACCTTCGTCAACGACTGCATCCAACGCCTGCTCGACGGCACACTCGACGATACGGCGGCATACATGGCCAAATGGTGGTGCACCGAACAACAGTGCAAGGTGACCGACGAATGTCTGCAGTTATTCGGAGGATACGGCTATATGGTCGAGTACCCTATCGCAAGACTTTACGCTGACTCCAGAGTCCAGCGTATTTACGGCGGGGCGAATGAGATCGTGAAAGAACTCATTGCGCGCGGATTATCACCATGA
- a CDS encoding DUF2471 family protein, translating to MPRVVERHRSKGILTWKLLHQMEEEVLAEVTAGGRFSDRLLQMICAPAVLEYPNDDRPASFEGHDFVPIVFGALERAWRQVH from the coding sequence ATACCGCGCGTTGTCGAGCGTCATCGCTCGAAGGGCATTCTGACGTGGAAGCTGCTTCATCAGATGGAAGAGGAAGTGCTGGCCGAGGTAACGGCTGGTGGCAGGTTCAGCGACCGATTGCTGCAGATGATCTGCGCGCCGGCGGTGCTGGAATATCCGAATGACGATCGGCCTGCGTCGTTCGAGGGGCATGACTTCGTCCCGATCGTGTTCGGCGCACTGGAACGTGCATGGCGGCAGGTTCACTAG
- a CDS encoding TetR/AcrR family transcriptional regulator, whose translation MKKLQTLQANAGRPLPPRERVLAAAADLFYNGGIRATGVEAIAAHAGTTKMALYRHYQSKDALVVEWLRQVTGEYWAAFDAIESAHTDNPRAQILGWADLVAVQVAAWSHRGCPFINSIAELPNRDHPARRLIEEHKARQWKRLVGLSKAAGLVAPEDTASEIMFVLEGAQIAAQNMSIGHIGSRLRRVVEGIVVRQSTRSSTRIESQ comes from the coding sequence GTGAAAAAACTTCAGACTCTTCAGGCGAATGCAGGGCGTCCGCTCCCGCCGCGCGAGCGTGTGTTAGCTGCAGCAGCGGATCTGTTTTACAACGGAGGCATCCGAGCGACCGGCGTCGAAGCGATCGCTGCTCATGCGGGCACCACGAAGATGGCCCTGTATCGACACTACCAATCCAAAGACGCTCTCGTGGTGGAGTGGCTACGCCAAGTGACAGGCGAATACTGGGCGGCATTTGACGCCATCGAGTCCGCCCATACCGACAATCCTCGTGCGCAAATTCTCGGCTGGGCGGATTTAGTCGCCGTGCAGGTGGCCGCGTGGTCGCACCGCGGCTGTCCTTTCATTAACTCAATAGCGGAGCTGCCGAATCGGGATCATCCTGCGCGTCGCCTGATCGAGGAACACAAAGCGCGCCAGTGGAAACGCCTCGTAGGCTTGAGCAAGGCCGCAGGCCTCGTGGCGCCCGAGGACACTGCGAGCGAAATCATGTTTGTTTTAGAAGGTGCGCAGATCGCCGCGCAGAACATGTCGATTGGTCACATCGGCTCCCGGTTGCGGCGTGTTGTTGAGGGTATTGTTGTCCGTCAGTCCACCCGATCAAGCACGCGAATCGAAAGCCAATGA